Proteins encoded by one window of Bdellovibrionota bacterium:
- a CDS encoding sigma 54-interacting transcriptional regulator: protein IKSDVRIIAASNQNLEEAVREKRFREDLYYRLNVITITIPPLRSRRDDIPLLLNHFLVYYAQKNGKRITGFSEEVRQLLMDYGWPGNVRELENLVERAVVLTKGPELTVDHLPELVRKAPAAEGDRIPIPIGMPLEEVENLLIRETLKRAGGDKTLAAKLLGVAPRTIYRKLGGE from the coding sequence GATCAAAAGCGATGTCCGAATCATCGCGGCTTCCAATCAAAATTTGGAGGAGGCCGTCCGTGAAAAGCGGTTCCGCGAAGATCTCTATTATCGTCTCAACGTCATCACGATCACGATTCCCCCGTTACGCTCCCGCCGGGACGATATTCCTCTCCTCTTGAATCATTTCCTCGTGTATTACGCTCAGAAAAACGGAAAACGAATCACCGGTTTCTCGGAAGAAGTGCGGCAGCTATTGATGGATTATGGCTGGCCGGGAAACGTTCGCGAACTGGAAAATCTCGTGGAGCGCGCCGTGGTGCTTACGAAGGGACCGGAACTGACGGTCGATCATCTCCCCGAATTGGTTCGAAAAGCTCCGGCGGCGGAAGGAGACCGAATCCCGATTCCGATCGGAATGCCTCTCGAAGAAGTCGAAAATTTGCTGATCCGCGAGACTCTCAAACGGGCTGGGGGGGATAAAACGCTGGCCGCAAAACTATTGGGCGTTGCGCCAAGAACCATTTACCGGAAGCTGGGAGGCGAATGA